AACAGATATTCTTCCCAATTTTCTGCATGTTATTCTAGTTGACGGGACTTCAATCCCATTTTTTTACTGCATCGTACAATTTTATTTCTTTGGTGTGGCAGGAACTCTGCAGTGTTTTATCCTGACCGTAATGTCTTATGATAGATATTTGGCCATCTGTAAGCCTCTGCATTATACCTCAATAATAAACCACCAGGTTTGTTGCATAATAGTCGTTATATGCTGGGCTTTAAGTGCATTAGTGATCTTGGTTCACACTTTATACATACTGACATTGACATTTTGTGGTCCAAATATCATTGACCACTTTTTCTGTGATCTTGATCCACTCTTAGAACTCTCCTGCACTGATACTACCACAGTCCAACTCGAAGCAAAATTACTGAgcacaatatttatttttatccCATTTTGTGCCATCACTGTATCGTATGTTTATATTATTCTCACTATTTTTGAAATCCCATCAATTACTGGTAGACAGAAAGCTTTTTCCACATGCAGTTCTCATCTGAGTGTTGTGTCCATGTATTATGGCACGTTGGTTTGTGTTTATTTGGTGCCAAGAAATGGAAAGTCATGGAATATTACTAAATCCTTGTCTCTACTATACATTGTGGTCACTCCGCTGCTGAATCCAGTTATTTACAGCCTGAGAAATAAGGACTTGAAAACATCTCTAAGAAAACTCACCAACAAATATTTGCACTTTCAGTTCAgatgattaaagcggaatataacccagcatttcaacttagctttgaaagattgcttacagattagaaactattatgccagattttttttttaagcagaaattcactgaatgggttaaacatgacattttagtgctgtagTCAGCTATGAGTCCACATCCCtgcttaggtttagttacaaatgtatctttgtttggaatgcaaatagatacatttgtaactaaacctaagcacggaggaggatttctagctaaatgcaacactaaaatgtcatgtttaatccattcagtgaatttctgctaaaaaaaaaaaatctggcataatagtttctaagctgtaagcaatcttttaaagcaaagttgaaatgctgggtgttagaccgctttcaAGAAGCTTCAAATCTCGTAAATCAATTCCACAAAACTGAAAAGGTCAATTGGATTCAAGATTTTTAAAGAGATGAATTTAATGATGTTAAATCAACCAAATACATTGACTGTCAACAACTGTTACTGCTATGGGATGAGAAGAAGGAGTTTCTCACCTGATCATTTCTTGTCCAACTGCCCTTTGGGCTGCACTTTCTTGTTCTAGCCTAAGCCACACACATGGAGAACTTTACCTCTGGGTTAGTGAGAATCTCATTAAGCAAGATTAGGGCTGATTCACCGTGAAACTTTTTAAATTGTGCTTACTCATCTCTCTACTGCCTTCTCCTAAAGAACCACTCTCACCTTCATAGGCAGATGGGAGACTTTTGTGGAATGTTACTAAGGAGGCAGTTAAAATAAGAAATTATTTTATGTTAATGGCTAAGGTGGCCATTATCAACAGTAGCAAcattggggtctcaaaacaactctcaaaaagcacaaagaaaatgtgtaacttacattttgctgAACagagaggagaacgccagcgcatactgcTAAGGCTGCatatgaaatgaccaccagctcagcgtgcagcacctaaatagattttctgcacacttcgcattcaatttcaggtgcagccttagcggtatgcgctggcgttctcctcactgttcaacaaaatgtaagttacgcactttct
This DNA window, taken from Hyperolius riggenbachi isolate aHypRig1 chromosome 3, aHypRig1.pri, whole genome shotgun sequence, encodes the following:
- the LOC137561941 gene encoding olfactory receptor 1E16-like, with amino-acid sequence MDEKNVTFITAIHLLGFRTPQCILFLIFFIFLVVYCMIICGNCLIIVLVLYSKTLHSPMYFFLSQLSLSDILLATDILPNFLHVILVDGTSIPFFYCIVQFYFFGVAGTLQCFILTVMSYDRYLAICKPLHYTSIINHQVCCIIVVICWALSALVILVHTLYILTLTFCGPNIIDHFFCDLDPLLELSCTDTTTVQLEAKLLSTIFIFIPFCAITVSYVYIILTIFEIPSITGRQKAFSTCSSHLSVVSMYYGTLVCVYLVPRNGKSWNITKSLSLLYIVVTPLLNPVIYSLRNKDLKTSLRKLTNKYLHFQFR